A DNA window from Hoplias malabaricus isolate fHopMal1 chromosome 5, fHopMal1.hap1, whole genome shotgun sequence contains the following coding sequences:
- the cbln4 gene encoding cerebellin-4 → MTGRRVTRDCLALLLSVVVLAAAQNDTEPIVLEGKCLVVCDSNPATERRGSSSPLGISVRAANSKVAFSAVRSNNHEPSEMSNKTRIIYFDQVLVNIGNYFTLESVFLSPRKGIYSFNFHVIKVYQSQTIQVNLMLNGKPVISAFAGDKDVTREAATNGVLLYLDKEDKVYLKLEKGNLVGGWQYSTFSGFLVFPL, encoded by the exons ATGACGGGGAGAAGGGTGACCCGCGACTGCTTGGCTCTGCTCCTGAGCGTCGTGGTGCTCGCAGCGGCGCAGAACGACACTGAGCCCATCGTGCTGGAGGGCAAGTGCCTGGTGGTGTGCGACTCCAACCCAGCCACCGAGCGCAGGGGCTCCTCTTCGCCGCTCGGCATTTCCGTCCGAGCCGCCAACTCCAAAGTCGCCTTCTCGGCCGTTAGGAGCAACAACCACGAGCCGTCAGAGATGAGCAACAAGACCAGAATCATTTACTTCGACCAA GTCCTCGTCAACATAGGAAACTATTTCACATTGGAATCTGTTTTTCTGTCCCCTCGGAAAGGCATCTACAGCTTTAACTTTCACGTGATTAAAGTGTACCAGAGCCAGACCATACAG GTGAACTTGATGCTAAATGGGAAACCAGTCATCTCCGCCTTTGCGGGTGACAAAGATGTAACGCGTGAGGCTGCTACCAACGGAGTTCTCCTCTACCTGGACAAGGAAGACAAGGTTTACTTGAAACTGGAGAAGGGGAATCTGGTGGGAGGGTGGCAGTACTCCACATTCTCCGGCTTCCTCGTCTTCCCTCTGTAA